The bacterium genome includes a window with the following:
- a CDS encoding tetratricopeptide repeat protein, translated as MRPFIVLIILFLLVLSARAGAAGIDAPSPADEGRALLKARAYHLAMERFRQVEERSESYVEQALALKLIGETRFHEKEYGEAYEAFQKSLRLNPLTPNALGLEFRSAVALVYLKNYQGAIPKFRELEQRATEVETLCDLLFWEAECHFQLEHYGQAEAA; from the coding sequence GTGAGGCCTTTCATCGTCCTGATCATCCTCTTCCTCCTTGTTTTATCGGCCCGCGCCGGCGCGGCTGGCATCGATGCCCCTTCTCCCGCCGATGAGGGACGGGCCCTCCTCAAGGCGCGCGCCTATCACTTGGCCATGGAACGATTCCGCCAAGTGGAAGAGAGGAGCGAAAGTTACGTGGAACAGGCCCTGGCCCTGAAGCTCATCGGGGAGACGCGCTTCCACGAGAAGGAATATGGGGAAGCCTACGAAGCCTTTCAAAAATCCCTCCGGTTGAATCCCCTGACCCCGAACGCCCTGGGGCTGGAATTCCGCTCCGCGGTGGCCCTGGTCTACCTGAAGAACTATCAAGGGGCCATTCCGAAATTCCGCGAACTGGAACAAAGGGCGACCGAAGTGGAGACCCTTTGCGACCTCCTTTTCTGGGAGGCGGAGTGTCATTTCCAACTGGAGCATTACGGACAGGCCGAGGCGGC